One Borreliella burgdorferi B31 genomic window carries:
- a CDS encoding DUF1473 family protein, translated as MIMRYKMKILTKNKTYEYPLRVLPVYEWDKVLGFNQSDAVLKLNEVKYLREITSLMISPKFLDEFYVILDQNREFISYYKDYLVAIIYTAQFNTFHLDNDLKKPALVYLSEYENNVGDFVAFDYINENFDYEKVATSLSSSTSNSNELVAK; from the coding sequence AAAATGAAAATTTTAACTAAAAATAAAACTTATGAATATCCGCTGAGAGTACTTCCCGTCTATGAATGGGATAAAGTGCTAGGATTTAATCAAAGTGACGCTGTTTTAAAGCTTAATGAGGTTAAATACTTAAGAGAAATCACAAGCTTAATGATAAGTCCAAAATTTTTAGACGAATTCTATGTGATTTTGGATCAAAATAGAGAATTTATTTCTTATTATAAGGACTATCTTGTTGCAATAATTTACACTGCACAATTTAATACTTTTCATTTAGACAATGATCTAAAAAAGCCCGCTTTAGTATATTTGAGTGAGTATGAAAATAATGTTGGTGATTTTGTTGCTTTTGACTATATTAATGAAAATTTTGATTATGAAAAAGTAGCCACTTCACTTTCATCAAGTACATCAAATTCCAATGAGCTGGTTGCTAAATGA
- a CDS encoding DUF1322 family protein has protein sequence MSKRDRDIDKAIASLNETRKKYFNLLDEIKNDKYYFPVIMNICSYDNVKKLPYDELLEVNRLAEIKLEKELYELILSK, from the coding sequence ATGAGCAAAAGAGATAGAGATATTGATAAAGCTATTGCAAGTCTTAATGAGACTAGAAAAAAATATTTTAACTTGCTTGACGAGATTAAGAACGACAAATATTATTTTCCAGTAATTATGAATATTTGCTCGTACGACAATGTAAAGAAATTGCCTTATGACGAGCTTTTAGAGGTCAATAGACTTGCTGAGATTAAATTAGAAAAAGAATTGTATGAATTAATTTTAAGCAAGTGA
- a CDS encoding DUF759 family protein, translating to MSDKFTIKFKGILDHAATKKAIEQDISKMEKYLKPRNSSLGSTKDIVKNNLSNKKKELSKQSKFESLRERVEKYRLTQTKKLIKQGMGFEKARKEAFRRSLMSDKDKRRLEYKELAKESKAKSKMLAASQGKGLVAKIAIGSALGNIISNAMSKVGGGLLGFAKKAVEEDTKTKRTQLLNKAFYDDPKEKEGLLKIIGGMKGFERDLEKEEFLNQASVFKGTLRDLDMLNETNLKNAVEFAAMLKSSGAMSSEDAVKAVNSVLGGDGSELFDLLKKSGVGDKYIEDAKMAWQSGAQVDLESRITKMMEMFEDFKSFGLTKKVNNAESIQSNLASAEQTLQNLTTTVLDPLLDLINKITNYFKDFAFETHIINPIINGIKSIFNLNYFFAKLKSMLPGWMGGDEGAALKKLQEEIQNQDNANSTP from the coding sequence GTGAGCGACAAATTCACCATTAAATTTAAAGGGATTCTTGATCATGCTGCAACAAAAAAGGCCATTGAACAAGATATTTCTAAAATGGAAAAATATCTTAAACCCAGAAACTCCAGTTTGGGAAGCACTAAAGATATTGTAAAAAATAATTTGTCGAACAAGAAAAAAGAACTTAGCAAACAATCTAAATTTGAAAGCTTAAGAGAGCGTGTTGAGAAATATAGACTTACACAAACTAAAAAGCTTATAAAACAGGGCATGGGGTTTGAGAAAGCCAGAAAAGAGGCTTTCAGAAGATCTTTAATGTCTGATAAAGACAAAAGACGCCTTGAGTATAAAGAACTTGCAAAAGAATCAAAAGCAAAAAGTAAAATGTTAGCGGCCTCTCAAGGAAAAGGACTTGTTGCCAAAATTGCAATAGGCAGTGCCCTAGGTAATATCATTAGCAACGCTATGAGTAAAGTTGGGGGCGGCCTTTTGGGTTTTGCTAAAAAAGCGGTTGAAGAAGACACCAAAACTAAAAGAACACAACTTCTCAATAAAGCGTTTTATGATGATCCAAAAGAGAAAGAGGGTCTTTTAAAGATTATTGGCGGAATGAAGGGATTTGAGCGCGACTTAGAAAAAGAAGAATTCTTAAATCAAGCAAGTGTCTTTAAGGGGACTTTAAGGGATTTAGATATGTTAAATGAAACTAATTTGAAAAACGCAGTAGAATTTGCAGCTATGCTTAAATCCAGTGGTGCTATGAGCAGCGAAGATGCAGTAAAGGCTGTTAATAGTGTTCTTGGGGGTGATGGAAGTGAGCTTTTTGATCTATTAAAGAAGTCAGGTGTTGGAGACAAATATATAGAAGATGCCAAAATGGCCTGGCAAAGCGGGGCACAAGTAGATCTAGAGTCTAGAATTACCAAGATGATGGAAATGTTCGAGGATTTTAAATCTTTCGGCCTTACAAAAAAAGTCAATAATGCTGAGAGTATTCAAAGTAATTTGGCCTCAGCTGAGCAAACTCTTCAAAACTTAACCACTACTGTCTTGGACCCATTACTTGACCTCATTAATAAGATAACTAATTACTTTAAAGACTTTGCGTTTGAAACACACATTATTAATCCCATAATTAATGGCATTAAAAGTATTTTTAATCTTAATTATTTCTTTGCAAAATTAAAATCGATGCTACCTGGATGGATGGGCGGAGATGAGGGTGCGGCTCTAAAAAAACTACAAGAAGAAATTCAAAATCAAGACAATGCTAACAGCACACCATAA
- a CDS encoding DUF792 family protein yields the protein MTSNKKIANNAANKIDINNKITNNHDIEKKKIKEKINDIEKKEIREITRIIRDVITQIFALFGADNFLVLFPRMDLKGFGYIPQLFFIKPKNELITRTYNTSCSKRPVINYYDRKAEYVSYNPVMTGEHISLNGGILTSLYKDMISLLKMTVFGNTMLRFDAHLVKEQLANRIQAQVPFSIYSPTFGLKELAVITSLSFKDTPFIDEVEVSLSIEIVKTFALEKYKG from the coding sequence ATGACAAGTAACAAAAAAATTGCTAACAATGCAGCTAACAAAATAGATATTAATAATAAAATTACTAACAATCATGATATTGAAAAGAAAAAAATCAAGGAAAAAATCAATGATATTGAAAAGAAAGAAATCAGGGAGATTACTCGAATAATAAGAGATGTAATAACCCAAATATTTGCCCTTTTCGGAGCAGATAATTTTTTAGTGTTATTTCCTAGAATGGATCTAAAAGGTTTTGGATATATTCCTCAATTGTTTTTTATAAAACCAAAAAATGAACTCATAACACGCACTTATAATACTAGTTGTTCTAAAAGACCAGTTATCAATTATTATGATAGAAAAGCGGAATATGTAAGCTACAATCCGGTAATGACTGGTGAACATATCTCATTAAACGGGGGAATACTAACATCCTTATATAAGGATATGATTTCTTTACTCAAAATGACTGTTTTTGGCAATACTATGCTACGCTTTGACGCTCATCTTGTAAAAGAACAACTAGCCAATAGAATACAAGCACAAGTCCCTTTTAGTATATATAGTCCAACTTTTGGCCTTAAAGAATTAGCTGTAATTACAAGTCTTTCGTTTAAAGATACTCCTTTCATTGACGAAGTTGAGGTTAGTCTATCAATAGAAATAGTAAAAACATTTGCATTGGAAAAATATAAAGGATAA
- a CDS encoding DUF693 family protein: MLLLQYDFKIEFYNVDTSKKSPDGIPFAEEIPKIIINTQDGIHIDISISNVYSNIHTISSKQAKVVLWNLPLDFTDDIKFGDIVKIYYKKFAHEKNFDFIMAGTLGPPMSTDYPGGDFSVDLDVRLLTKSNFFNRKLAGKEGKNFKGKTVQEAIESVFPNRNILNMDEKDCLKIIDKDIYATTPKEFIDKIKGTYVHNIIADIGTGLRGYECYLIFTNYIKKGENVHYEALEDYGLEFIPQQEITLGTTLKKNLIFWNAKTFFTHKLNVGDKVSFIDGLGKMIKTTIKETSARLSNTGECSLILKLEDDSNTKRKK; encoded by the coding sequence ATGCTGTTACTACAATATGATTTTAAAATTGAGTTCTACAATGTAGATACATCAAAAAAATCACCTGATGGAATTCCTTTCGCCGAAGAAATTCCTAAAATTATCATCAATACACAAGATGGAATTCATATTGATATTTCCATATCCAACGTGTATTCAAATATTCATACTATAAGTTCCAAACAAGCAAAAGTCGTACTTTGGAATCTTCCCTTAGACTTCACCGACGACATTAAATTTGGAGATATAGTAAAAATATATTATAAGAAATTTGCTCATGAAAAAAATTTTGATTTCATAATGGCAGGAACTTTAGGACCTCCTATGAGTACTGATTATCCGGGTGGGGATTTTAGTGTAGATCTTGATGTTCGTTTATTAACTAAAAGCAACTTCTTCAATCGTAAGTTGGCAGGCAAAGAAGGCAAAAACTTTAAAGGCAAAACGGTGCAGGAGGCAATAGAATCTGTATTTCCCAATCGCAATATCCTTAATATGGATGAAAAAGATTGTCTTAAAATTATTGACAAAGATATTTATGCCACAACACCAAAAGAGTTTATTGACAAAATAAAAGGAACATATGTTCATAACATAATAGCCGATATTGGTACTGGTTTACGGGGATATGAATGCTATCTGATATTTACTAATTATATAAAAAAGGGGGAAAATGTCCACTACGAGGCATTAGAAGACTATGGGCTTGAATTTATACCACAACAAGAAATTACTTTGGGCACAACACTCAAAAAAAATCTTATATTTTGGAACGCAAAAACATTTTTCACACATAAGTTAAATGTTGGAGATAAAGTCTCATTTATTGATGGACTAGGGAAAATGATAAAAACCACTATAAAAGAAACAAGTGCAAGGCTTAGCAATACAGGAGAGTGTTCATTAATATTAAAGTTAGAAGATGATTCTAATACAAAACGTAAAAAATAA
- a CDS encoding DUF777 family protein: MNEDYEIYRMNQRLYGQALAQEDLKNWIYSNIFIIKIGTVKEFKHQTQEAIVTIPEFEDLEIHTKNISNISLELSKGDNVLLLQSSVNIFDKNNDIHFDKHHFYILSAISPKTLNLISDTVKIKANNNIEIANQTTSLKTILKNIVSAIEGIKVVPAQGGPAIEPVSLKIATTKINSDINSLFK, translated from the coding sequence ATGAATGAAGACTATGAAATTTACAGAATGAATCAACGCCTTTATGGCCAGGCATTGGCTCAAGAAGACCTTAAAAATTGGATTTATTCAAACATTTTCATAATTAAAATTGGCACTGTAAAGGAGTTTAAACATCAAACTCAAGAAGCTATTGTTACAATACCCGAATTTGAAGATTTAGAAATTCACACAAAAAATATCTCTAATATCAGTTTAGAACTATCAAAAGGTGATAACGTTTTACTGCTTCAATCAAGCGTTAATATTTTTGATAAAAATAACGATATTCACTTTGACAAACATCATTTTTATATACTTAGTGCAATTAGCCCAAAGACTTTAAATCTAATCTCTGATACTGTTAAAATTAAAGCAAACAATAACATTGAAATAGCTAACCAAACAACTAGCTTAAAAACAATTCTCAAAAATATTGTAAGTGCTATTGAGGGTATAAAAGTCGTACCCGCACAAGGAGGCCCAGCAATTGAACCAGTCAGCCTAAAAATAGCAACCACTAAAATTAATTCTGATATTAATAGTTTGTTTAAGTAA
- a CDS encoding DUF2634 domain-containing protein: MDLRLGNNFELVFNNDLSLVDGIDEQKQRFLIFLKTLRGSLSYAPHWGLDYFLLLKLLKINNLHAVKNYFHEISKELNLDLINISTTIQDNKAHISFFFSGDVLNMEFNL, encoded by the coding sequence ATGGATTTAAGATTAGGCAATAATTTCGAATTGGTATTTAATAACGATTTATCACTTGTTGATGGAATTGATGAACAAAAACAAAGATTTTTGATATTTTTAAAAACCTTAAGGGGTAGTTTAAGCTATGCTCCTCATTGGGGACTGGACTATTTCTTGCTTTTAAAACTGTTAAAAATTAACAATCTTCACGCTGTAAAAAATTATTTTCACGAAATATCTAAAGAACTTAACTTAGATTTAATAAATATTTCAACTACTATACAAGACAACAAAGCACACATATCCTTTTTTTTCTCAGGCGATGTTTTGAATATGGAGTTTAATTTATGA